From the Apus apus isolate bApuApu2 chromosome 4, bApuApu2.pri.cur, whole genome shotgun sequence genome, one window contains:
- the RRP12 gene encoding RRP12-like protein isoform X2, which produces MARSGRLRSGAASKLKRWRKGHSSDCNPETRQHRLAARSRFCSRPAGKSNLTVDALKLHNELQSGSLRLERRNDSAQCCMEEDDAVEATTEKSSGTFLSGLSDCTNVTFSKVQRFWESNSAAHKEICAVLAAVTEVIRSQGGKESETEYFAALMTTLEAVESPESLAAVAYLLNLVIKRVPSPVLIKKFSDASKAFMGIVSSQACSSSTSALRWVLSCLATLLRKQDLAAWSYPVTLQVYHGLLSFCVHTKPKVRKAAQQGVCSVLRGSEFMFGDAAPEHHPAAPSTAKFCVQEIEKAGGTKEATTTLHVLALLRDLLPCFPAAMVKTCCETLLRVMTLSHVLVTACAMQAFHSLFSAQASVACLPAELNAQIITALYDYVPSTSDLQPLQTWLSTMERAHINLCRLQKDLCWAHLPRLFSAAMNCFLSPHSQVVAAAAWTLKTLLSECIAPQMEDLGTISGSAPAPASYLCKMFRSVEEGLTYRFHAAWEEVLRVLEVFFKTCGKQCQPIMRKCLQSLCDLRLSPHFPYTAEVDLVVGAAVSTMGPEVLLEAVPLEIDGKEETLDFPRSWLLPVLRDYVQGARLGFFTSYFLPLAAALKSRALEFTQAGKSVEAKIYDTLQWQVWTLLPGFCTHPTDVLGAFKGLARTLGMAISERPDLRPTVCQALRTLIHKGCKTDAERAEVGRFAKNFLPILFNVYSQPEEDGGSSPQRRSVLDTVRAYLTITNPQMVCGFLHKASEKLTSPESSEFARLSILDLVVAMAPYADEQSLGSLYRTIQPSLQSKEHSMQKKAYRVLEEVCAAPHAPCQAFVRSHLPDLQAALLDSLKSAASPAKRPRLKCLFHIVKQLSAEHEAFITALVPEVILCTKEVSVGARKNAFMLLVEMGHAFIRFGPTPQEAMQRFLLLVYAGLTGSVTMISCTVLALTRLFFEFKDHLELSVVEQLLQNVCLLLASRTRDVVKAALGFLKVMLLLVDTKLLAKHIQMMLEALGNLSDDMRRHFRMKLRNLFTRFIRKFGFELVKGLLPAEYHKVLVNIRKAEARSRKQRALRQAAADVGEEEAPPAQPRGDSMEEILADSEDEEKEEEERQRSKERRKQARQKGQAWLKEGEEDEPLNFLDPKVSQRVLATKPGRKQSRGVSHDFQVSEDGRLIIHEEEEDVDNDEAKGADDMADVLQDVGLRSKKSQKRRFREEPDDEEPETGTCSQYKAGGSGIHRQLDKEPAFGAEYRSKKGKGDVKKKGQLDPYAYIPLNRAGLNRRKRAKMQGQFKGLMKGAQRGAKAGRRNRPKAQRP; this is translated from the exons ATGGCGCGGAGCGGGCGGCTCCGCTCGGGCGCGGCCAGCAAGCTGAAGCGGTGGCGGAAGGGCCACAGCAGCGACTGCAACCCCGAGACCCGCCAGCACCGCCTGGCCGCCCGCAGCCGCTTCTGCAGCCGGCCCGCGG GGAAAAGCAACTTGACAGTAGATGCCTTGAAGCTGCACAATGAGCTGCAGTCAGGATCCCTGCGTTTGGAGCGAAGGAATGACAGTGCTCAGTGCTGTATGGAGGAGGATGATGCTGTGGAAGCCACCACGGAAAAGTCCTCTGGCACCTTCCTGAGCGGGTTGAGTGACTGCACCAACGTCACCTTCAGCAAAGTGCAGCGCTTCTGGGAATCCAACTCTGCTGCTCACAAAGAG atctgtgctgtgctggcagctgtgaCAGAGGTGATCCGCTCGCAGGGCGGCAAGGAGAGCGAGACAGAGTACTTTGCTGCACTG ATGACCACACTGGAGGCAGTTGAGTCTCCTGAGTCGCTGGCTGCTGTTGCCTACCTGCTTAACCTTGTCATAAAGCG GGTCCCAAGCCCTGTGCTTATTAAAAAGTTCTCAGATGCCTCAAAAGCCTTCATGGGTATCGTGTCTTCACAGGCTTGCAGCAGCTCCACCTCTGCTCTGCGATGG GTCCTCTCTTGCCTTGCCACGCTGCTGCGGAAGCAGGACTTGGCAGCCTGGAGCTATCCTGTTACCCTCCAGGTCTATCACGGCTTACTGAGCTTCTGTGTTCATACCAAGCCCAAG GTGCGGAAGGCGGCACAGCAGGGCGTGTGCTCTGTCCTGAGGGGCAGCGAGTTCATGTTTGGAGATGCAGCCCCCGAGCATCACCCTGCGGCACCCTCCACTGCCAAGTTCTGTGTGCAAGAGATCGAAAAAGCTGGAG GCACCAAGGAGGCGACCACCACCTTGCACGTCCTCGCTCTGCTGCGGGAcctgctgccctgcttccctgcagccatGGTGAAGACCTGCTGCGAGACCTTGCTCCGAGTCATGACCCTCAGCCATGTG CTAGTGACGGCATGTGCCATGCAAGCCTTCCACAGCCTCTTCAGTGCCCAGGCCAGCGTGGCCTGCCTGCCAGCTGAGCTCAATGCCCAGATCATCACT GCCCTCTATGACTATGTGCCCAGCACAAGTGACTTGCAGCCGCTGCAGACCTGGCTGTCCACCATGGAGCGGGCGCACATCAACCTGTGCAG GCTGCAGAAGGACCTGTGCTGGGCTCACCTGCCCAGACTCTTCTCTGCTGCCATGAACTGCTTCCTCTCCCCGCATTCCCAGGTGGTGGCTGCGGCAGCGTGGACCCTGAAG ACCCTCCTGAGCGAGTGTATCGCTCCCCAAATGGAGGACCTAGGCACCATCTCTGGatctgccccagcccctgcctcctACCTCTGCAAGATGTTCAG GTCAGTGGAGGAAGGCCTGACCTACCGTTTCCATGCAGCGTGGGAAGAAGTACTGCGTGTGCTGGAGGTCTTCTTCAAGACATGTGGGAAGCAGTGCCAGCCCATCATGAGGAag TGCCTCCAGTCCCTGTGTGACCTGCGTTTGTCCCCACACTTCCCCTACACCGCTGAGGTGGACCTGGTGGTGGGAGCTGCCGTGAGCACCATGGGCCCCGAggtgctgctggaagctgttcCCCTGGAGATTGATGGCAAAGA ggagACGCTGGATTTCCCCCGCAGCTGGCTCCTGCCGGTGCTGCGGGACTATGTGCAGGGTGCTCGGCTCGGCTTCTTCACCAGCTACTTCTTGCCCTTGGCGGCCGCCCTGAAAAGCAGAG CCCTAGAGTTtacccaggcagggaagagcGTGGAGGCCAAGATCTACGACACGTTGCAGTGGCAG GTCTGGACCCTGCTGCCTGGCTTCTGCACCCACCCCACGGATGTGCTGGGGGCCTTCAAGGGGCTGGCCCGCACCCTGGGCATGGCCATCAGCGAGCGCCCCGACCTCCGCCCCACCGTGTGCCAGGCCCTGCGCACCCTCATCCACAAGGGCTGCAAGACAG ATGCGGAGCGGGCAGAAGTGGGTCGCTTTGCCAAAAATTTCCTGCCCATCCTGTTCAATGTGTACAGCCAGcctgaggaggatggaggcAGCAGTCCTCAGCGCCGCTCTGTGCTGGACACTGTCCGTGCCTACCTGACCATCACCAACCCCCAG ATGGTGTGCGGGTTCCTGCATAAAGCCAGTGAGAAGCTGACCAGTCCTGAGAGCTCTGAGTTTGCCAG actctccatcctggacctggtggtggcaaTGGCACCCTATGCTGATGAGCAGTCCCTGGGCTCCCTGTACCGCACCATCCAGCCTTCCCTCCAG AGCAAGGAGCACAGCATGCAGAAGAAGGCGTACCGTGTGCTGGAGGAGGTGTGTGCTGCTCCCCATGCACCCTGCCAGGCCTTCGTCCGCTCCCACCTGCCGGACCTGCAGGCAGCGCTGCTGGACTCGCTCAAGAGCGCTGCGTCCCCAGCCAAGAGG ccCCGGCTGAAGTGCCTGTTCCACATCGTgaagcagctctctgcagagcatgAGGCCTTCATCACCGCCCTAGTCCCAGAG GTCATCCTCTGCACCAAGGAGGTGTCAGTCGGAGCCCGCAAGAACGCCTTCATGCTGCTCGTGGAGATGGGACATGCCTTTATCCGCTTCGGGCCCACCCCCCAAG AGGCCATGCAGCGGTTCCTGCTCCTGGTCTACGCGGGGCTGACAGGCTCCGTCACCATGATCAGCTGCACAGTGCTGGCGCTGACCCGCCTGTTCTTTGAGTTCAAAG ATCACCTGGAGCTGAGCGTGGTGGAGCAGCTCTTGCAGAACGTCTGTCTGCTGCTGGCCTCCCGCACACGGGACGTGGTGAAGGCAGCTCTGGGCTTCCTCAAAgtcatgctgctgctggtggacaCCAAGCTGCTGGCCAAGCACATCCAGATGATG CTGGAGGCCTTGGGGAACCTTTCAGATGACATGAGACGCCACTTCCGTATGAAGCTGCGAAACCTCTTCACCAGGTTCATCCGCAAATTCGG CTTCgagctggtgaaggggctgctgccagctgagtATCACAAGGTGCTGGTGAACATCCGCAAGGCAGAAGCCCGGAGCCGCAAGCAGCGCGCCCTGCGGCAGGCGGCTGCAGATGTGGGTGAAGAGGAggcacctccagcacagcccaggggaGACAG CATGGAGGAGATCCTGGCTGACTCAGAGgatgaggagaaagaagaggaggaacGGCAGCGGAGCAAGGAGCGGAGGAAGCAAGCACGGCAGAAGGGCCAGGCCTGgctgaaggaaggggaagaggatgAGCCTCTCAACTTTCTGGACCCCAAAGTGTCCCAGCGGGTGTTGG CCACCAAGCCAGGCCGTAAGCAGTCCAGAGGAGTCAGCCATGACTTCCAGGTGTCTGAGGATGGGCGCCTGATCATTCAcgaagaggaggaggatgtggACAATGATGAAGCCAAAG GAGCAGATGACATGGCAGATGTACTGCAAGATGTGGGTCTCCGTAGT aagaaaagccagAAGCGTCGGTTCAGAGAGGAGCCAGATGATGAGGAACCTGAGACTGGGACCTGCTCTCAGTACAAAG ctggagGCTCTGGGATCCACCGGCAGCTGGACAAGGAGCCAGCCTTTGGTGCAGAGTACAGATCCAAG AAAGGCAAAGGTGATGTGAAGAAGAAGGGCCAGCTTGACCCCTATGCCTACATCCCCCTGAACAGAGCTGGACTCAACAGAAG gAAGCGGGCAAAAATGCAGGGCCAGTTCAAGGGCCTGATGAAGGGTGCCCAACGCGGGGCCAAGGCCGGCCGCAGGAACCGTCCGAAGGCCCAGCGCCCATGA
- the RRP12 gene encoding RRP12-like protein isoform X1 — MARSGRLRSGAASKLKRWRKGHSSDCNPETRQHRLAARSRFCSRPAAGKSNLTVDALKLHNELQSGSLRLERRNDSAQCCMEEDDAVEATTEKSSGTFLSGLSDCTNVTFSKVQRFWESNSAAHKEICAVLAAVTEVIRSQGGKESETEYFAALMTTLEAVESPESLAAVAYLLNLVIKRVPSPVLIKKFSDASKAFMGIVSSQACSSSTSALRWVLSCLATLLRKQDLAAWSYPVTLQVYHGLLSFCVHTKPKVRKAAQQGVCSVLRGSEFMFGDAAPEHHPAAPSTAKFCVQEIEKAGGTKEATTTLHVLALLRDLLPCFPAAMVKTCCETLLRVMTLSHVLVTACAMQAFHSLFSAQASVACLPAELNAQIITALYDYVPSTSDLQPLQTWLSTMERAHINLCRLQKDLCWAHLPRLFSAAMNCFLSPHSQVVAAAAWTLKTLLSECIAPQMEDLGTISGSAPAPASYLCKMFRSVEEGLTYRFHAAWEEVLRVLEVFFKTCGKQCQPIMRKCLQSLCDLRLSPHFPYTAEVDLVVGAAVSTMGPEVLLEAVPLEIDGKEETLDFPRSWLLPVLRDYVQGARLGFFTSYFLPLAAALKSRALEFTQAGKSVEAKIYDTLQWQVWTLLPGFCTHPTDVLGAFKGLARTLGMAISERPDLRPTVCQALRTLIHKGCKTDAERAEVGRFAKNFLPILFNVYSQPEEDGGSSPQRRSVLDTVRAYLTITNPQMVCGFLHKASEKLTSPESSEFARLSILDLVVAMAPYADEQSLGSLYRTIQPSLQSKEHSMQKKAYRVLEEVCAAPHAPCQAFVRSHLPDLQAALLDSLKSAASPAKRPRLKCLFHIVKQLSAEHEAFITALVPEVILCTKEVSVGARKNAFMLLVEMGHAFIRFGPTPQEAMQRFLLLVYAGLTGSVTMISCTVLALTRLFFEFKDHLELSVVEQLLQNVCLLLASRTRDVVKAALGFLKVMLLLVDTKLLAKHIQMMLEALGNLSDDMRRHFRMKLRNLFTRFIRKFGFELVKGLLPAEYHKVLVNIRKAEARSRKQRALRQAAADVGEEEAPPAQPRGDSMEEILADSEDEEKEEEERQRSKERRKQARQKGQAWLKEGEEDEPLNFLDPKVSQRVLATKPGRKQSRGVSHDFQVSEDGRLIIHEEEEDVDNDEAKGADDMADVLQDVGLRSKKSQKRRFREEPDDEEPETGTCSQYKAGGSGIHRQLDKEPAFGAEYRSKKGKGDVKKKGQLDPYAYIPLNRAGLNRRKRAKMQGQFKGLMKGAQRGAKAGRRNRPKAQRP, encoded by the exons ATGGCGCGGAGCGGGCGGCTCCGCTCGGGCGCGGCCAGCAAGCTGAAGCGGTGGCGGAAGGGCCACAGCAGCGACTGCAACCCCGAGACCCGCCAGCACCGCCTGGCCGCCCGCAGCCGCTTCTGCAGCCGGCCCGCGG CAGGGAAAAGCAACTTGACAGTAGATGCCTTGAAGCTGCACAATGAGCTGCAGTCAGGATCCCTGCGTTTGGAGCGAAGGAATGACAGTGCTCAGTGCTGTATGGAGGAGGATGATGCTGTGGAAGCCACCACGGAAAAGTCCTCTGGCACCTTCCTGAGCGGGTTGAGTGACTGCACCAACGTCACCTTCAGCAAAGTGCAGCGCTTCTGGGAATCCAACTCTGCTGCTCACAAAGAG atctgtgctgtgctggcagctgtgaCAGAGGTGATCCGCTCGCAGGGCGGCAAGGAGAGCGAGACAGAGTACTTTGCTGCACTG ATGACCACACTGGAGGCAGTTGAGTCTCCTGAGTCGCTGGCTGCTGTTGCCTACCTGCTTAACCTTGTCATAAAGCG GGTCCCAAGCCCTGTGCTTATTAAAAAGTTCTCAGATGCCTCAAAAGCCTTCATGGGTATCGTGTCTTCACAGGCTTGCAGCAGCTCCACCTCTGCTCTGCGATGG GTCCTCTCTTGCCTTGCCACGCTGCTGCGGAAGCAGGACTTGGCAGCCTGGAGCTATCCTGTTACCCTCCAGGTCTATCACGGCTTACTGAGCTTCTGTGTTCATACCAAGCCCAAG GTGCGGAAGGCGGCACAGCAGGGCGTGTGCTCTGTCCTGAGGGGCAGCGAGTTCATGTTTGGAGATGCAGCCCCCGAGCATCACCCTGCGGCACCCTCCACTGCCAAGTTCTGTGTGCAAGAGATCGAAAAAGCTGGAG GCACCAAGGAGGCGACCACCACCTTGCACGTCCTCGCTCTGCTGCGGGAcctgctgccctgcttccctgcagccatGGTGAAGACCTGCTGCGAGACCTTGCTCCGAGTCATGACCCTCAGCCATGTG CTAGTGACGGCATGTGCCATGCAAGCCTTCCACAGCCTCTTCAGTGCCCAGGCCAGCGTGGCCTGCCTGCCAGCTGAGCTCAATGCCCAGATCATCACT GCCCTCTATGACTATGTGCCCAGCACAAGTGACTTGCAGCCGCTGCAGACCTGGCTGTCCACCATGGAGCGGGCGCACATCAACCTGTGCAG GCTGCAGAAGGACCTGTGCTGGGCTCACCTGCCCAGACTCTTCTCTGCTGCCATGAACTGCTTCCTCTCCCCGCATTCCCAGGTGGTGGCTGCGGCAGCGTGGACCCTGAAG ACCCTCCTGAGCGAGTGTATCGCTCCCCAAATGGAGGACCTAGGCACCATCTCTGGatctgccccagcccctgcctcctACCTCTGCAAGATGTTCAG GTCAGTGGAGGAAGGCCTGACCTACCGTTTCCATGCAGCGTGGGAAGAAGTACTGCGTGTGCTGGAGGTCTTCTTCAAGACATGTGGGAAGCAGTGCCAGCCCATCATGAGGAag TGCCTCCAGTCCCTGTGTGACCTGCGTTTGTCCCCACACTTCCCCTACACCGCTGAGGTGGACCTGGTGGTGGGAGCTGCCGTGAGCACCATGGGCCCCGAggtgctgctggaagctgttcCCCTGGAGATTGATGGCAAAGA ggagACGCTGGATTTCCCCCGCAGCTGGCTCCTGCCGGTGCTGCGGGACTATGTGCAGGGTGCTCGGCTCGGCTTCTTCACCAGCTACTTCTTGCCCTTGGCGGCCGCCCTGAAAAGCAGAG CCCTAGAGTTtacccaggcagggaagagcGTGGAGGCCAAGATCTACGACACGTTGCAGTGGCAG GTCTGGACCCTGCTGCCTGGCTTCTGCACCCACCCCACGGATGTGCTGGGGGCCTTCAAGGGGCTGGCCCGCACCCTGGGCATGGCCATCAGCGAGCGCCCCGACCTCCGCCCCACCGTGTGCCAGGCCCTGCGCACCCTCATCCACAAGGGCTGCAAGACAG ATGCGGAGCGGGCAGAAGTGGGTCGCTTTGCCAAAAATTTCCTGCCCATCCTGTTCAATGTGTACAGCCAGcctgaggaggatggaggcAGCAGTCCTCAGCGCCGCTCTGTGCTGGACACTGTCCGTGCCTACCTGACCATCACCAACCCCCAG ATGGTGTGCGGGTTCCTGCATAAAGCCAGTGAGAAGCTGACCAGTCCTGAGAGCTCTGAGTTTGCCAG actctccatcctggacctggtggtggcaaTGGCACCCTATGCTGATGAGCAGTCCCTGGGCTCCCTGTACCGCACCATCCAGCCTTCCCTCCAG AGCAAGGAGCACAGCATGCAGAAGAAGGCGTACCGTGTGCTGGAGGAGGTGTGTGCTGCTCCCCATGCACCCTGCCAGGCCTTCGTCCGCTCCCACCTGCCGGACCTGCAGGCAGCGCTGCTGGACTCGCTCAAGAGCGCTGCGTCCCCAGCCAAGAGG ccCCGGCTGAAGTGCCTGTTCCACATCGTgaagcagctctctgcagagcatgAGGCCTTCATCACCGCCCTAGTCCCAGAG GTCATCCTCTGCACCAAGGAGGTGTCAGTCGGAGCCCGCAAGAACGCCTTCATGCTGCTCGTGGAGATGGGACATGCCTTTATCCGCTTCGGGCCCACCCCCCAAG AGGCCATGCAGCGGTTCCTGCTCCTGGTCTACGCGGGGCTGACAGGCTCCGTCACCATGATCAGCTGCACAGTGCTGGCGCTGACCCGCCTGTTCTTTGAGTTCAAAG ATCACCTGGAGCTGAGCGTGGTGGAGCAGCTCTTGCAGAACGTCTGTCTGCTGCTGGCCTCCCGCACACGGGACGTGGTGAAGGCAGCTCTGGGCTTCCTCAAAgtcatgctgctgctggtggacaCCAAGCTGCTGGCCAAGCACATCCAGATGATG CTGGAGGCCTTGGGGAACCTTTCAGATGACATGAGACGCCACTTCCGTATGAAGCTGCGAAACCTCTTCACCAGGTTCATCCGCAAATTCGG CTTCgagctggtgaaggggctgctgccagctgagtATCACAAGGTGCTGGTGAACATCCGCAAGGCAGAAGCCCGGAGCCGCAAGCAGCGCGCCCTGCGGCAGGCGGCTGCAGATGTGGGTGAAGAGGAggcacctccagcacagcccaggggaGACAG CATGGAGGAGATCCTGGCTGACTCAGAGgatgaggagaaagaagaggaggaacGGCAGCGGAGCAAGGAGCGGAGGAAGCAAGCACGGCAGAAGGGCCAGGCCTGgctgaaggaaggggaagaggatgAGCCTCTCAACTTTCTGGACCCCAAAGTGTCCCAGCGGGTGTTGG CCACCAAGCCAGGCCGTAAGCAGTCCAGAGGAGTCAGCCATGACTTCCAGGTGTCTGAGGATGGGCGCCTGATCATTCAcgaagaggaggaggatgtggACAATGATGAAGCCAAAG GAGCAGATGACATGGCAGATGTACTGCAAGATGTGGGTCTCCGTAGT aagaaaagccagAAGCGTCGGTTCAGAGAGGAGCCAGATGATGAGGAACCTGAGACTGGGACCTGCTCTCAGTACAAAG ctggagGCTCTGGGATCCACCGGCAGCTGGACAAGGAGCCAGCCTTTGGTGCAGAGTACAGATCCAAG AAAGGCAAAGGTGATGTGAAGAAGAAGGGCCAGCTTGACCCCTATGCCTACATCCCCCTGAACAGAGCTGGACTCAACAGAAG gAAGCGGGCAAAAATGCAGGGCCAGTTCAAGGGCCTGATGAAGGGTGCCCAACGCGGGGCCAAGGCCGGCCGCAGGAACCGTCCGAAGGCCCAGCGCCCATGA
- the PGAM1 gene encoding phosphoglycerate mutase 1, with product MAAYRLVLIRHGESAWNLENRFSGWYDADLSPAGQQEARRGGEALRDAGFEFDICFTSVQKRAIRTLWTVLDAIDQMWLPVIRTWRLNERHYGALTGLNKAETAAKHGEAQVKIWRRSYDIPPPPMQSDHPFYSTISKDRRYADLTEDQLPTCESLKDTIARALPFWNEEIVPQIKEGKRVLIAAHGNSLRGIVKHLEGMSEEAIMELNLPTGIPIVYELDKNLKPVKPMQFLGDEETVRKAMEAVAAQGKVKK from the exons ATGGCCGCCTATCGGCTCGTCCTCATCCGCCACGGCGAGAGCGCCTGGAACCTGGAGAACCGCTTCAGCGGCTGGTACGATGCCGATCTCAGCCCCGCCGGGCAGCAGGaggcgcggcgcggcggcgAGGCCCTGCGAG ACGCCGGCTTCGAGTTCGACATTTGCTTCACCTCGGTACAGAAACGGGCCATCCGTACCCTCTGGACCGTCCTGGATGCCATCGATCAGATGTGGTTACCCGTTATCCGAACCTGGCGCCTGAACGAGAGGCACTACGGAGCTCTCACCGGTCTGAACAAGGCCGAGACGGCGGCGAAGCACGGCGAGGCACAGGTGAAGATCTGGAGGCGCTCGTATGACATCCCTCCGCCTCCCATGCAGTCCGATCACCCCTTCTACAGCACCATCAGCAAG GACCGTCGCTATGCTGATCTGACAGAGGACCAGCTGCCGACATGCGAGAGCCTGAAGGACACCATCGCCCGGGCTCTGCCTTTCTGGAATGAGGAAATCGTCCCACAGATCAAAGAAGGCAAACGAGTCCTTATTGCTGCCCATGGCAATAGCCTGCGTGGGATCGTCAAGCATCTGGAAG GCATGTCGGAAGAGGCCATCATGGAGCTGAACCTGCCCACCGGCATCCCGATTGTCTACGAGCTGGACAAGAACCTGAAGCCCGTCAAGCCCATGCAGTTCCTGGGGGATGAGGAGACGGTGCGCAAGGCCATGGAGGCTGTCGCTGCTCAGGGCAAGGTCAAGAAGTGA
- the EXOSC1 gene encoding exosome complex component CSL4, protein MAPPARYCVPGERLCSVEEAAAGSGTYTRHGFIFSSLAGCLEKRSEDSGLPVVSVVRDAESQLLPDVGAVVTCKVCSINSRFAKVHILYVGSTPLKSTFRGTIRREDIRATEKDKVEVYKSFRPGDIVLAKVISLGDAQSNYLLSTAENELGVVVARSEAGVQMVPISWCEMQCPRTHTKDFRKVARVQPQFLQT, encoded by the exons ATGGCGCCTCCCGCGCGCTACTGCGTCCCCG GCGAGCGGCTGTGCAGCGTGGAGGAGGCCGCGGCTGGCAGCGGGACCTACACCCGGCACGGCTTCATCTTCTCCTCGCTGGCcggctgcctggagaagaggagcgAAGACAGTGGG CTGCCCGTCGTGTCGGTGGTGAGAGATGCTgagtcccagctcctgcccgATGTGGGGGCCGTGGTGACATGCAAG GTTTGCAGCATCAACTCCCGCTTTGCCAAGGTGCACATCCTGTACGTTGGCTCCACGCCGCTGAAGTCCACATTCCGGGGGACGATACG GAGAGAAGATATTCGAGCCACAGAGAAAGATAAG GTAGAAGTGTACAAGAGTTTCCGCCCTGGTGACATAGTACTGGCCAAGGTT ATCTCGCTGGGGGACGCGCAGTCCAACTacctgctgagcacagcagagaaCGAGCTGGGTGTAGTGGTGGCACGCAGCGAGGCAG GGGTGCAGATGGTGCCTATCAGCTGGTGCGAGATGCAGTGCCCGCGGACACACACCAAGGACTTCCGAAAGGTGGCCCGTGTGCAGCCCCAGTTCCTGCAGACCTAG